One part of the Suncus etruscus isolate mSunEtr1 chromosome 2, mSunEtr1.pri.cur, whole genome shotgun sequence genome encodes these proteins:
- the C2H16orf90 gene encoding uncharacterized protein C16orf90 homolog, giving the protein MEALVCAFSELRIREDAVSWTQGHPSCSDPSQNIYEGGLGAQQQCPSAQGSKPKNFRLRHLRGLALYLQVPVRPAGQCESHWLGRLMAGGGAPQPEAIAWALALPSRTVGPGDSHHSGLLEAKVSGKSLQNPASSPSTDRAKGVPFQSRTPESLGVRSKRSWGPSEESACPLNKRTRSGGPERP; this is encoded by the exons ATGGAAGCCTTGGTCTGTGCGTTCTCTGAGCTGCGCATAAGAGAAG ATGCAGTGAGCTGGACCCAAGGACACCCCAGCTGCTCTGACCCATCACAAAACATCTATGAGGGGGGTCTGGGGGCCCAGCAGCAGTGCCCCAGTGCCCAGGGCAGCAAACCCAAGAACTTCAGGCTGCGCCATCTACGGGGTCTGGCACTCTATCTGCAGGTCCCAGTGCGGCCTGCAGGGCAGTGTGAGAGCCACTGGCTGGGCAGGCTCATGGCTGGGGGAGGTGCCCCACAGCCTGAGGCCATAGCCTGggccctggctctgccctccagGACTGTGGGCCCAGGGGATAGTCACCACTCAGGCCTTCTGGAGGCTAAAGTGTCCGGGAAGAGCTTACAAAACCCAG CTTCCAGTCCTAGCACGGACCGAGCAAAGGGTGTCCCCTTCCAGTCTCGTACCCCTGAAAGTTTAGGGGTCAGGTCCAAGCGGTCCTGGGGTCCCTCAGAGGAATCTGCATGTCCCTTGAACAAGAGAACCCGCTCAGGGGGCCCAGAGAGGCCATAG